In the genome of Triticum urartu cultivar G1812 chromosome 5, Tu2.1, whole genome shotgun sequence, one region contains:
- the LOC125510965 gene encoding auxin-responsive protein IAA14-like: MEIIDAELRLGPPGSGDAAFGAQKKRSLSTVAAAAATSEASGTDDHDAAPASKVQVVGWPPVGAYRKSTFQSASAAKESKVAGEAGKRGGLYVKVSMDGAPYLRKVDLRTYGGYGELRVALDALFGCFSSCSGSSPDNGQFAMAYEDKDGDLMLAGDVPWDMFISSCKRLRIMRSSEAR; the protein is encoded by the exons ATGGAGATCATCGACGCGGAGCTGCGGCTCGGCCCGCCCGGCAGCGGCGACGCGGCGTTCGGCGCGCAGAAGAAGCGCTCGTTGTCgacagtggcggcggcggcggccaccAGCGAGGCCTCCGGGACCGACGACCACGACGCCGCGCCGGCTTCCAA GGTTCAGGTGGTTGGGTGGCCGCCGGTGGGGGCGTACCGGAAGAGCACGTTCCAGTCGGCGTCGGCGGCGAAGGAGAGTaaagtcgccggcgaggccgggAAGAGAGGGGGGCTGTACGTGAAGGTGAGCATGGACGGGGCGCCCTACCTGCGCAAGGTGGACCTGCGGACGTACGGGGGGTACGGGGAGCTGCGGGTCGCGCTGGACGCCCTCTTCGGCTGCTTCTCCTCCTGCTCCGGCTCCTCGCCGGACAACGGCCAGTTCGCCATGGCCTACGAGGACAAGGACGGCGACCTCATGCTCGCCGGCGACGTCCCGTGGGA CATGTTCATCTCCTCCTGCAAGAGGCTGAGGATAATGAGAAGCTCGGAAGCACGATGA